The following coding sequences are from one Lolium rigidum isolate FL_2022 chromosome 6, APGP_CSIRO_Lrig_0.1, whole genome shotgun sequence window:
- the LOC124667613 gene encoding uncharacterized protein LOC124667613 isoform X2 — MARRSGLLAKQWAVALVEVRPSLLSGEAEKFLFEDIYQVGDFVLVEDESVVENEFKLAGLHGLVGYNVVTSRRRNVGKVRGFTFNINSGVVESLELDSFGLTIVPASLVSTYCLFVEDVLDIVSDTVVVHEDAVSRVQRLTQGIWGTKNIQGPGDQMGEYSRYGRRRSRPVKKQSSRGKSVGRNLPRKTKDLEDEWELPMEY; from the exons TGGGCTGTTGCACTGGTTGAAGTGAGGCCAAGCTTGCTTTCAGGAGAAGCTGAGAAATTCCTTTTTGAGGATATATATCAG GTTGGGGATTTTGTGCTTGTTGAGGATGAATCTGTGGTTGAGAACGAATTTAAGCTAGCTGGTCTGCACGGCTTG GTTGGCTATAATGTTGTAACTTCCAGGCGGCGCAATGTCGGTAAG gtGCGTGGCTTCACCTTTAACATTAACTCAGGTGTTGTGGAGTCTCTTGAGCTTGATTCATTTGGGCTGACTATTGTCCCTGCTAGTCTG GTAAGCACATACTGTTTATTTGTCGAAGATGTGCTTGACATAGTTTCTGATACAGTAGTGGTGCATGAAGATGCAGTCTCTCGTGTTCAGCGGTTGACACAG GGCATCTGGGGCACTAAAAATATTCAAGGGCCTGGAGATCAGATGGGCGAGTACAGTAGATATGGAAGGCGGAGATCTAGGCCTGTTAAGAAACAAAGTAGCCGGGGAAAGTCCGTGGGCCGAAATCTCCCTAGGAAAACGAAGGATCTGGAAGATGAGTGGGAGCTGCCAATGGAATACTGA
- the LOC124659897 gene encoding protein ENHANCED DISEASE RESISTANCE 4-like, whose protein sequence is MASANTGGFRLVRCPKCLNILPEPANVSVYQCGGCNTTLRAKVRPGSAQNVATKQVQQDSADYSAVTPVNNGASTKQVRQDSGSYSVVTSVGNGVSPQSKELDSIGAALDDTCTPDAPCTETEHESNGFGSNEDGDVMPAEKNVLEVENNECNEDGSSDGRDTDGELEELAALIHGTHIGSDNEENITVERSVESPEACTVGEEDEEECSLKASQPLSDGRGSPVNLPESEQSGACKTEAAANTRSKLVRVQSRSFDLREGARVSVDSLDFHSSRTSFQSKSFRASEPLESKIMKTVDELKGDLSEIFSKPSSDCKPRAHPPRPLKQDGYRPHVAITSSQPLTAYHPATKHSGIASRLSRSGQVAPHGHGLPLPRYRRHSAYSYGNSGQMEMRPCPRQCYHHSCGPPCCSSWKQETTPQKPQVKKMKRRPPPKNLCRPVLRGAPFVLCSNCLRLVQLPTGFAIPSRGTRRLQCGSCSKVLSYSYRDPSRKKLQSPFGGDESSIDDYGNQQADDEYNADAHQADPYSYSEEYGISAGASYSTEDGQPLHVSRNSSFNTIDERSAKESKLHRLMGYSSASELMRRSPDLYESFSRRAPNARTYDMKGKGVCMTRDDSSAEHIAVKSKAKERSVGLTFQGMFKKRIH, encoded by the exons ATGGCAAGTGCAAACACGGGAGGCTTCCGCCTCGTGAGGTGCCCGAAGTGTCTCAACATTCTACCAGAGCCTGCAAATGTTTCAGTCTACCAGTGCGGTGGATGCAACACAACTCTTCGAG CTAAAGTCCGTCCTGGCAGTGCGCAAAATGTGGCCACAAAACAGGTTCAGCAAGACTCTGCTGATTACTCTGCTGTTACACCTGTGAACAATGGTGCGTCCACAAAACAAGTTCGGCAAGACTCAGGCAGCTACTCTGTTGTTACCTCGGTTGGCAATGGGGTGTCTCCTCAAAGCAAGGAACTGGATTCCATTGGTGCTGCCCTGGATGATACCTGCACTCCAGATGCTCCATGCACCGAGACTGAGCACGAGAGCAATGGCTTTGGAAGCAATGAGGATGGTGATGTCATGCCAGCTGAGAAGAATGTGTTGGAGGTTGAAAATAACGAGTGCAATGAGGATGGCAGTTCTGATGGAAGGGACACCGATGGAGAATTGGAAGAGCTTGCTGCCCTAATACATGGCACGCATATAGGTTCTGACAATGAAGAGAACATCACTGTGGAGCGAAGTGTAGAGAGTCCAGAGGCTTGCACAGTaggagaggaggatgaagaggaatgcAGTCTGAAAGCCTCACAGCCCTTGTCTGATGGAAGAGGATCGCCTGTCAATTTGCCAGAATCTGAGCAGAGTGGAGCATGCAAAACTGAAGCTGCAGCCAACACGAGAAGTAAGCTCGTAAGGGTGCAATCTCGATCTTTTGATCTCCGAGAAGGGGCTAGAGTGTCGGTTGACTCGCTTGATTTCCACTCCTCTCGGACTTCATTCCAGTCAAAGAGCTTCAGGGCAAGTGAACCCCTTGAATCAAAGATCATGAAGACGGtggatgaattgaaaggtgacctcTCCGAAATTTTCAGTAAACCATCTTCAGACTGCAAGCCAAGGGCGCACCCTCCACGCCCTCTGAAACAAGATGGTTACAGGCCTCATGTTGCCATCACATCCAGCCAACCTCTTACTGCTTATCATCCCGCTACCAAGCATTCTGGCATTGCATCTCGTCTGAGTAGGTCTGGCCAAGTTGCTCCTCATGGCCATGGGCTACCCTTACCGCGGTATCGTCGGCACAGTGCTTATTCGTATGGTAACAGTGGGCAAATGGAGATGAGACCGTGCCCTCGCCAATGCTACCACCATAGCTGCGGGCCACCTTGTTGCAGCTCCTGGAAACAAGAAACTACACCACAGAAGCCACAAGTCAAGAAGATGAAGCGGCGGCCTCCACCGAAAAATCTCTGTCGACCAGTCCTAAGGGGTGCGCCATTCGTCCTTTGCTCGAACTGCCTCAGGCTCGTCCAGCTGCCCACCGGTTTTGCCATTCCAAGCAGAGGAACACGCAGGCTGCAGTGTGGCTCCTGCTCAAAAGTTCTCTCCTACTCTTACAGAGACCCAAGCAGAAAGAAACTTCAGTCACCATTTGGGGGGGATGAGTCCAGCATAGATGACTACGGAAATCAGCAGGCAGATGATGAGTACAACGCTGATGCCCATCAAGCTGACCCATACTCGTATTCGGAAGAGTACGGTATCTCAGCTGGTGCAAGCTATTCTACTGAGGACGGACAACCCCTGCATGTGTCAAGGAACTCGTCTTTCAACACCATCGATGAAAGAAGTGCCAAGGAGTCTAAGCTTCACCGGTTGATGGGGTACTCTTCAGCGAGTGAGCTGATGCGGCGTTCTCCTGATCTCTATGAGAGTTTCAGCAGACGAGCGCCTAATGCAAGAACATATGACATGAAGGGGAAAGGCGTTTGCATGACCCGTGACGATTCAAGTGCAGAACATATTGCAGTGAAATCAAAAGCAAAAGAGAGAAGTGTAGGCTTGACATTCCAAGGAATGTTCAAGAAAAGGATTCATTGA